The following coding sequences lie in one uncultured Mailhella sp. genomic window:
- a CDS encoding ferritin produces MDAQVEALLKDQINKELYSAYFYLAIAGFYQGRSLDGFSHWFARQSQEEQGHAIKILNYLQDNRVDVEFAAIAGPVTDFQNNREPLEATLRHEQYITSLIHDLYREARDADDFRTCQFLEWFIAEQGEEEKQTGDLIAKFDLFGDDARSLYLLNAELKGRA; encoded by the coding sequence ATGGACGCACAGGTGGAAGCGCTGCTGAAGGATCAGATCAACAAGGAACTCTACTCCGCCTATTTTTATCTGGCCATTGCCGGATTCTATCAGGGCCGGAGTCTGGACGGCTTCAGTCACTGGTTCGCCCGGCAGTCGCAGGAAGAACAGGGGCATGCCATCAAAATTCTGAACTATCTTCAGGACAACAGGGTGGACGTGGAATTTGCCGCCATCGCCGGGCCGGTCACGGACTTTCAGAACAACCGCGAGCCTCTGGAAGCCACGCTCAGGCACGAGCAGTACATCACGTCGCTCATTCACGATCTTTACCGCGAAGCGCGCGACGCCGACGATTTCCGCACCTGTCAGTTTCTGGAATGGTTCATTGCCGAACAGGGCGAGGAAGAAAAACAGACCGGCGATCTCATCGCCAAGTTCGACCTTTTCGGCGACGACGCCCGGAGTCTGTATCTGCTGAACGCGGAACTCAAGGGCCGGGCTTAG
- the ade gene encoding adenine deaminase gives MNKEFWSMATGRTPADFRIDNVRIVDVFSGEIREGSVSVGQGRILGFGALEAREVVDGRGAFLLPGFIDGHVHIESSMLCPARFAELVLPFGTTTVMADPHEIANVKGMDGIRYMLEASRDLPLDVRVMLPSCVPALPVEDAGAVLRAGDIAPLLADDKVGGLAEMMNVPGLVAGDDDVLDKLERTLAAGKVIDGHSPMVSKETLDVCAALGVSTDHECTTVEEMEERIARGMYVLLREGSASRDLLHLLPGLTPANQRRCLFCTDDRQPSDIIERGHIVNNVRMAVRFGLDPVSAVRMATLNAAECYGLRDRGGIAPGRRADLVLVEDLKDFRVISCWAGGELVAQNGSMLRSLPMRDPGDLCASVSVAPLPERPFSVYVPSGRARVIGLRPHSLITECLLRSVETGPDGEVELARNPGLLKIAVLERHHATGKMGVGLLDGRYGLRNGAIATTIAHDSHNIVVAGDSEADMLAAVREVERLQGGIVMVSEGRVLAELPLPVGGLMSERPAAEVSARLNELLKLASSHYHIWEGADAFMTLSFLALPVIPSIKLTARGLFDVERFTFVDVDAAR, from the coding sequence ATGAACAAGGAATTCTGGTCCATGGCGACGGGACGCACGCCCGCCGACTTCCGCATCGACAACGTGCGCATCGTGGACGTGTTCAGCGGAGAAATCCGGGAAGGCTCCGTGAGCGTGGGGCAGGGGCGCATACTCGGCTTCGGCGCGCTGGAGGCCCGTGAAGTGGTGGACGGCAGGGGAGCCTTCCTCCTGCCCGGATTCATCGACGGTCACGTACACATTGAATCGTCCATGCTGTGCCCCGCGCGCTTTGCCGAGCTGGTGCTGCCGTTCGGCACCACCACCGTGATGGCCGATCCGCATGAGATAGCCAACGTCAAGGGCATGGACGGCATACGCTACATGCTGGAGGCTTCGCGCGATCTGCCGCTCGACGTGCGCGTCATGCTGCCTTCGTGTGTGCCCGCGCTGCCCGTGGAGGATGCCGGAGCCGTGCTTCGCGCGGGCGACATTGCGCCCCTGCTTGCCGACGACAAGGTGGGCGGCCTTGCCGAAATGATGAACGTGCCCGGCCTTGTGGCCGGCGACGACGACGTTTTGGACAAGCTTGAGCGCACGCTGGCCGCGGGCAAGGTGATAGACGGGCATTCGCCCATGGTGTCGAAGGAAACGCTTGACGTGTGCGCGGCGCTCGGAGTGAGCACCGATCACGAATGCACCACCGTGGAGGAAATGGAGGAACGCATTGCGCGCGGCATGTACGTGCTGCTGCGCGAGGGCTCGGCCTCGCGTGATCTTCTGCATCTTCTGCCGGGGCTCACGCCTGCCAATCAGCGTCGCTGCCTGTTCTGCACCGACGACAGACAGCCTTCCGACATCATCGAGCGCGGGCACATCGTCAACAATGTGCGCATGGCGGTGCGTTTCGGGCTGGATCCCGTGAGCGCGGTGCGCATGGCCACGCTGAACGCGGCCGAGTGCTACGGTCTGCGCGACCGCGGCGGCATTGCTCCGGGGCGTCGCGCGGATCTCGTGCTGGTGGAGGATTTGAAGGATTTTCGCGTGATTTCCTGCTGGGCTGGCGGCGAGCTTGTGGCGCAAAACGGCAGCATGCTGCGTTCGCTGCCCATGCGCGACCCCGGCGATCTGTGCGCCAGCGTGTCCGTGGCTCCGCTGCCCGAACGCCCGTTTTCCGTTTACGTGCCGTCGGGTCGGGCGCGTGTCATCGGTCTGCGTCCGCACTCCCTCATTACGGAGTGCCTGCTGCGTTCGGTGGAAACGGGCCCGGACGGCGAGGTGGAGCTTGCCCGCAATCCCGGGCTTCTCAAGATAGCCGTGCTGGAGCGTCATCACGCCACGGGCAAGATGGGCGTGGGCCTTCTCGATGGCCGCTACGGCCTCAGAAACGGCGCAATAGCCACCACCATTGCCCATGATTCGCACAACATCGTGGTGGCCGGCGACAGCGAAGCCGACATGCTGGCTGCCGTGCGGGAAGTGGAACGCCTGCAGGGCGGCATAGTCATGGTTTCGGAAGGTCGCGTACTGGCGGAACTGCCGCTGCCCGTGGGCGGCCTCATGAGCGAGCGCCCGGCCGCGGAAGTGTCCGCAAGGCTGAACGAGCTGCTCAAACTGGCGTCGTCCCATTATCACATCTGGGAGGGAGCGGACGCCTTCATGACGCTCAGCTTCCTGGCGCTGCCGGTCATTCCGAGCATCAAGCTCACGGCCCGCGGCCTGTTCGACGTGGAGAGATTCACGTTTGTGGACGTGGACGCCGCGCGTTAG
- a CDS encoding SDR family oxidoreductase, which produces MNNVMILFGAGQIGLAIARRTGSGKSIIIADKKREYAEEAACVMRNAGFNATAEEADLSSRDSVLALLDKAQRLGPVTMLVNAAGVSPSQASVETILAVDLYGTAMLLEETGKIIAPGGAGVTISSQSGHRLPALGADVDEALALTPADKLLELDVLRPENIRDTLHAYQLAKRCNVKRVMAEAVAWGRRGARINSISPGIIVTPLAIDEFNGPRGAFYKDMFARCPAGRPGTPDEIANLAELLLSDRGSFITGADFLADGGATASWYYGPLRPNA; this is translated from the coding sequence ATGAACAACGTCATGATACTCTTCGGAGCAGGTCAGATAGGTCTGGCCATAGCCAGACGCACAGGCAGCGGCAAAAGCATCATCATTGCCGACAAAAAACGGGAGTACGCCGAAGAGGCCGCCTGCGTCATGCGGAACGCAGGCTTCAACGCCACGGCGGAAGAGGCGGATCTCTCCTCCCGCGACTCCGTGCTCGCGCTGCTCGACAAGGCGCAGCGACTCGGCCCGGTGACCATGCTTGTGAACGCGGCCGGCGTGTCGCCGAGTCAGGCTTCCGTGGAAACCATCCTCGCCGTGGATCTGTACGGCACGGCCATGCTGCTCGAAGAGACGGGCAAAATCATTGCTCCTGGCGGCGCAGGCGTCACCATATCCAGCCAGTCCGGGCATCGGCTGCCCGCGCTCGGCGCAGACGTCGATGAAGCGCTGGCCCTCACGCCTGCGGACAAACTGCTCGAACTTGACGTGCTGCGTCCCGAAAACATCCGCGACACTCTGCACGCCTATCAGCTCGCCAAGCGCTGCAATGTGAAGCGGGTCATGGCGGAAGCCGTCGCCTGGGGCAGACGCGGAGCACGCATCAACTCCATCTCTCCCGGCATCATAGTCACGCCGCTTGCCATAGACGAATTCAACGGGCCGCGCGGAGCCTTCTACAAGGACATGTTTGCCCGCTGTCCGGCCGGACGCCCCGGCACGCCGGATGAAATAGCCAATCTGGCGGAACTGCTTTTGAGCGACCGGGGTTCCTTCATCACGGGCGCGGATTTTCTGGCGGACGGCGGAGCCACGGCCTCGTGGTATTACGGACCTCTGCGGCCGAACGCATAA
- a CDS encoding amino acid ABC transporter permease, with protein MAEQAQLNRIPGHCGARSWRELNSWDAVLVLAAVFLAAAFCWRSASVTQHDWNWSALWPYLVSRDASGAWQAGMLLKGLFGTLRLGFWSLIVALVSGGLVGALSARQRGFAAWPATLYITVLRNTPPLVLLFLVYFFAGSFFTEPFLRVEDAVASLPAWAQQTCAALFAPAGQMDRMAAAVLTLGLYSGAYVAEIVRGALEAVDETQWDASASLGMNAWQQLRWVIAPQAFRIMAPPLTGQCISVFKETALASAISLPELTFQSLEVMAVSRMTFELWIVTAALYLGVSCFWAWLGRRMERREFRRRSASAGRG; from the coding sequence ATGGCAGAGCAGGCTCAACTGAACCGCATTCCCGGGCATTGCGGGGCCCGCAGCTGGCGCGAACTGAATTCGTGGGACGCCGTGCTTGTGCTTGCTGCCGTTTTTCTGGCGGCGGCGTTCTGCTGGCGTTCCGCGAGCGTGACGCAGCACGACTGGAACTGGAGCGCGCTGTGGCCGTATCTTGTGTCGCGCGACGCGTCCGGCGCGTGGCAGGCGGGCATGCTGCTCAAGGGGCTTTTCGGCACGCTCAGGCTGGGGTTCTGGTCGCTGATCGTCGCGCTTGTTTCCGGCGGTCTTGTGGGTGCGCTTTCCGCGAGGCAGCGGGGCTTTGCGGCCTGGCCCGCCACGCTCTACATCACCGTGCTCCGCAACACGCCGCCGCTGGTGCTGCTGTTTCTGGTGTACTTTTTTGCCGGCTCCTTTTTCACGGAACCCTTTCTGCGAGTGGAAGACGCCGTGGCCTCGCTGCCCGCATGGGCGCAGCAGACCTGTGCCGCTCTGTTCGCTCCGGCGGGGCAGATGGACCGCATGGCGGCGGCCGTGCTCACGCTGGGGCTGTATTCGGGCGCGTACGTGGCGGAAATAGTGCGCGGCGCGCTGGAAGCCGTGGACGAAACGCAGTGGGACGCCTCGGCCTCGCTCGGCATGAACGCGTGGCAGCAGCTGCGCTGGGTTATTGCGCCGCAGGCCTTCCGCATCATGGCTCCGCCGCTCACGGGACAGTGCATTTCCGTGTTCAAGGAAACGGCGCTGGCCTCGGCTATCTCCCTGCCCGAGCTCACGTTTCAGAGCCTTGAGGTCATGGCCGTTTCCCGCATGACCTTTGAACTCTGGATCGTCACCGCAGCCCTGTACCTTGGCGTGTCCTGCTTCTGGGCGTGGCTCGGTCGCCGCATGGAGCGGCGGGAATTCCGACGCCGGAGCGCTTCCGCCGGCCGAGGCTAG
- a CDS encoding transporter substrate-binding domain-containing protein, which translates to MKHLFTAFLLALGLSFCLPSAGSAAPRDSVIEKVVQRGTLRVGFSSFVPWAMQDKEGKYIGFEIDVAERLASDLGVRLQLVPTSWDGIIPALLSGKFDVIIGSMSITPQRLLSVNFSIPYDHAYVDLTLNKEKSGDINRLEDLNREGVVIAVRTGTTAAAAATKLFPKATLRMFNDEAPAVEEVLSGRAHAFVSSAPLPAMETLKHGDTLVQKFETGLAMQPVAFAVPKGDFDTLNVFDGWIRLVEEEGWLQERRDYWFKSDAWQSRLN; encoded by the coding sequence ATGAAACATCTGTTCACCGCCTTTCTGCTGGCTCTCGGTCTGTCGTTCTGTCTGCCTTCCGCGGGCAGTGCGGCTCCTCGCGATTCCGTCATCGAGAAGGTCGTGCAGCGCGGCACGCTGCGCGTGGGCTTTTCCTCGTTCGTGCCGTGGGCCATGCAGGACAAGGAAGGCAAGTACATCGGCTTTGAAATCGACGTGGCCGAGCGTCTGGCGTCCGATCTCGGGGTCAGGTTGCAGCTTGTGCCCACCAGCTGGGACGGCATCATTCCTGCGCTGCTTTCCGGCAAGTTCGACGTCATCATCGGCAGCATGAGCATCACGCCGCAGCGTCTTCTGTCCGTGAACTTCTCCATTCCCTACGATCACGCCTACGTGGACCTCACTCTCAACAAGGAAAAGTCCGGCGACATCAACCGGCTTGAGGATCTGAACCGGGAAGGCGTCGTCATTGCCGTGCGCACCGGCACCACGGCAGCCGCGGCCGCAACGAAGCTGTTCCCGAAGGCGACGCTGCGCATGTTCAACGACGAGGCTCCGGCGGTGGAGGAAGTACTTTCCGGCCGGGCGCACGCCTTTGTTTCCAGCGCGCCGCTGCCCGCCATGGAAACGCTGAAGCACGGCGATACGCTGGTGCAGAAGTTTGAAACGGGCCTTGCCATGCAGCCTGTGGCCTTTGCCGTGCCCAAGGGCGATTTCGACACCCTCAACGTGTTCGACGGCTGGATCCGTCTTGTGGAAGAGGAAGGCTGGCTGCAGGAACGCCGCGATTACTGGTTCAAGTCCGACGCATGGCAGAGCAGGCTCAACTGA
- the nth gene encoding endonuclease III: protein MKATEKTNRAMVVLARLKKRYPEPETMLDHKNPWELLVATVLAAQCTDARVNTITPELFRRWPDPAALARAPQEELEDVIHAAGFYHSKAKNLIGAAKRVVEAYGGEVPHTLEELVTLPGVARKTANVVLWGGFGINEGLAVDTHVKRLSFRLALTKNTDPVRIEQDLIKIFPREEWGDVNHRLVWFGRDVCDARRPACSECELYDLCPRKGVKTPPEPPVRKK from the coding sequence ATGAAAGCAACGGAAAAGACAAATCGCGCCATGGTCGTGCTGGCACGCCTCAAAAAGCGCTATCCTGAGCCGGAAACCATGCTCGATCATAAAAATCCCTGGGAGCTGCTCGTGGCCACGGTACTGGCCGCCCAGTGTACCGACGCCCGCGTGAACACCATCACGCCGGAACTGTTCCGCCGCTGGCCCGATCCTGCGGCGCTGGCGCGCGCCCCGCAGGAAGAGCTCGAAGACGTGATACACGCGGCGGGCTTTTATCACAGCAAGGCGAAAAATCTCATCGGCGCGGCGAAGCGCGTTGTTGAGGCTTACGGCGGCGAAGTGCCGCACACGCTGGAAGAACTCGTCACCCTGCCCGGCGTGGCGCGGAAAACCGCCAACGTGGTGCTCTGGGGCGGGTTCGGCATCAACGAGGGGCTTGCCGTGGACACGCACGTCAAGCGCCTGTCCTTCAGACTCGCCCTGACAAAGAATACCGATCCCGTTCGCATCGAGCAGGATCTGATCAAGATTTTTCCCCGCGAAGAGTGGGGGGACGTGAATCACCGGCTGGTCTGGTTCGGCCGCGACGTGTGCGACGCGCGCCGTCCTGCCTGCTCCGAGTGTGAACTTTACGATCTGTGCCCGCGCAAGGGCGTGAAAACGCCGCCCGAACCGCCCGTGCGGAAAAAATAA
- a CDS encoding MFS transporter, with translation MLLFMAMLNFGSTVAMQGWTMLYNNFVVNYAGLTPAQSGLVQGLRELPGLLGVTLIFFLFFIKEHRLAALSVMAAGLGTMLTGFFPSFVPIIFTSMLMSFGFHYFEALNNSLAIQHFDLKQTPIVMGRLRGLVAGGSLMISVFVFLFSEKLSFVWLFFVPGAVGLVLGFFGLVHPLTGSRPPKQRKRMLPQKRYWLFYVLNLLMGGRRIVFSVFAVFLMVEQFGFSVRSVSLMFMFNYAVNWMFNPMVGKIINRLGERRLMTIEYISAFVIFLGYAYTKNEYLIVLLYVFDSLTFNFSIAVRTFFQKIAFPEDAAPNMAIAQTINHIPAVTIPALGGWMWTSWGYQSVFLFGAVLTVMSLLLAQLVDREIRMKNTQSRG, from the coding sequence GTGCTTCTTTTCATGGCCATGCTCAACTTCGGCTCCACCGTGGCCATGCAGGGCTGGACCATGCTGTACAACAACTTCGTGGTCAACTACGCCGGTCTCACGCCCGCGCAGAGCGGTCTTGTGCAGGGTTTGCGGGAACTGCCCGGCCTTCTGGGCGTCACGCTCATCTTTTTTCTGTTCTTCATCAAGGAACACCGTCTGGCGGCCCTTTCCGTCATGGCTGCGGGCCTCGGCACCATGCTCACCGGATTTTTCCCGTCCTTCGTGCCCATCATCTTCACCAGCATGCTCATGTCCTTCGGCTTCCACTACTTTGAAGCCCTGAACAATTCCCTGGCCATTCAGCACTTCGATCTTAAGCAGACGCCCATCGTCATGGGACGGCTGCGCGGCCTGGTGGCGGGCGGCAGTCTCATGATTTCCGTGTTCGTGTTTCTCTTTTCCGAAAAGCTGAGCTTTGTCTGGCTGTTCTTTGTGCCCGGAGCCGTGGGCCTCGTGCTCGGATTTTTCGGCCTCGTGCATCCGCTCACGGGCAGCCGTCCGCCGAAGCAGCGCAAGAGAATGCTGCCCCAGAAGCGCTACTGGCTCTTCTACGTGCTCAACCTGCTCATGGGCGGCCGTCGCATCGTGTTTTCCGTGTTCGCCGTGTTCCTCATGGTGGAGCAGTTCGGCTTTTCCGTGCGCAGCGTGTCGCTCATGTTCATGTTCAACTACGCCGTGAACTGGATGTTCAATCCCATGGTGGGCAAGATCATCAACCGCCTCGGCGAGCGGCGGCTCATGACCATTGAGTACATTTCGGCCTTCGTCATTTTCCTCGGCTACGCCTACACGAAGAACGAATACCTCATCGTGCTGCTGTACGTGTTCGACAGCCTCACCTTCAACTTTTCCATTGCGGTGCGCACCTTCTTCCAGAAGATCGCCTTCCCCGAAGATGCAGCGCCCAACATGGCCATAGCCCAGACCATCAACCACATTCCCGCCGTGACCATTCCCGCCCTGGGCGGATGGATGTGGACGAGCTGGGGATACCAGTCGGTGTTTCTCTTCGGCGCCGTACTTACGGTGATGTCCCTGCTGCTCGCGCAGCTTGTGGACAGGGAAATCCGCATGAAAAACACCCAGAGCAGAGGATAG
- a CDS encoding amino acid ABC transporter permease gives MPDSCVVFARKARLRALWRPLLLLAVMAALVWWFVDAASEQYRWQWYRVWRYVGVWEDGSFTPGVLTQALGVTLELTLVSLALALLWGAALAAMRLSASPAARTLSGMALGVLRNTPLLMQLFMVYFVAAPALGMGPFAAAVLSLGLFEGAYIAEIFRAGVMGVPRGQWEAALSLGMPVGMAARLVVIPQAVRQGLPALAGQLVSLIKDTSLVSAIAVADLTMRTRVVITDTFLSFELWLLAAAVYLVLTSLVSIPARLLERKEHS, from the coding sequence ATGCCCGATTCCTGCGTCGTATTTGCCAGAAAAGCGCGCCTCAGGGCCTTGTGGCGGCCTTTGCTGCTGCTTGCGGTCATGGCGGCCCTGGTCTGGTGGTTTGTTGACGCCGCCTCTGAACAGTACCGCTGGCAGTGGTATCGGGTGTGGCGCTACGTCGGCGTGTGGGAAGACGGATCGTTCACGCCGGGCGTGCTCACGCAGGCTCTCGGCGTGACGCTGGAACTGACGCTGGTCAGTCTGGCGCTGGCTCTCCTGTGGGGCGCCGCGCTGGCCGCCATGCGTCTTTCCGCTTCGCCCGCGGCGCGCACGCTCTCCGGCATGGCGCTGGGAGTTTTGCGCAACACGCCGCTGCTCATGCAGCTTTTCATGGTGTATTTCGTGGCGGCTCCCGCGCTCGGCATGGGGCCGTTTGCGGCGGCGGTGCTCTCCCTCGGTCTCTTCGAGGGCGCGTACATTGCGGAAATCTTCCGCGCCGGCGTCATGGGCGTGCCCCGCGGTCAGTGGGAAGCCGCCCTGAGCCTCGGCATGCCCGTGGGCATGGCGGCGCGGCTGGTCGTTATTCCGCAGGCCGTCAGGCAGGGACTGCCCGCGCTGGCCGGACAACTTGTTTCGCTCATCAAAGATACTTCCCTGGTGAGCGCCATTGCCGTGGCGGATCTGACCATGCGCACCCGCGTGGTCATTACCGACACTTTTCTGAGCTTTGAACTCTGGCTGCTTGCTGCGGCCGTCTACCTCGTTCTCACCTCGCTGGTCAGCATTCCTGCCCGGCTTCTGGAACGAAAGGAGCACTCATGA
- a CDS encoding carbohydrate kinase family protein, with amino-acid sequence MIHVSGSLAFDRIMTFPGHFEDHILPEKLHFLNVSFPIDRLEEKMGGTAGNVAYSLALLNERSVIYGAVGKDFADYGRRLADMGIDLAGVKVDDGDFTACCYIMTDRSSNQINAFSPSAMKTAVFPAKTPVVHQGDWGLVAPGNVDDMVNLPAFYREHGIPYIFDPGQQITVLGGDQLASGLTGAHVLIGNDYEIDRIEKMTGLSRDALLDRVEFLIVTFGGKGSVILHKDARPYEIPAVPVEHVSDPTGAGDAYRAGLLKGLHSGMGMAFSARLGTVTASFCVEQYGTQLHSFTPEEFQARYESCFGPMPVLK; translated from the coding sequence ATGATCCACGTTTCCGGTTCCCTCGCCTTTGACCGCATCATGACCTTTCCCGGTCACTTTGAAGACCATATTCTTCCCGAAAAGCTGCACTTTCTGAACGTCTCCTTTCCCATCGACCGCCTTGAGGAAAAAATGGGCGGCACGGCGGGCAACGTGGCCTATTCCCTGGCGCTGCTGAACGAGCGTTCCGTGATCTACGGTGCCGTGGGCAAGGACTTTGCCGACTACGGACGCCGCCTCGCCGACATGGGCATAGACCTTGCCGGCGTGAAGGTCGACGACGGCGACTTCACCGCCTGCTGCTACATCATGACCGACAGAAGCAGCAACCAGATCAACGCCTTTTCGCCCTCGGCCATGAAGACCGCCGTGTTTCCGGCAAAAACGCCCGTCGTGCATCAGGGCGACTGGGGCCTCGTGGCTCCCGGCAACGTGGACGACATGGTGAACCTGCCCGCGTTCTACAGAGAACACGGCATTCCCTACATTTTTGATCCCGGCCAGCAGATCACGGTGCTCGGCGGCGATCAGCTCGCCTCCGGCCTCACCGGCGCGCATGTGCTCATCGGCAACGACTATGAAATCGACCGCATCGAAAAGATGACGGGCCTCAGTCGCGACGCTCTTCTCGACCGCGTGGAATTTCTCATCGTGACCTTCGGCGGCAAGGGCTCCGTGATCCTTCACAAGGACGCCCGCCCCTACGAGATTCCCGCCGTGCCCGTCGAGCACGTGTCCGATCCCACGGGCGCGGGCGACGCCTACCGCGCCGGTCTGCTCAAGGGCCTGCACAGCGGCATGGGCATGGCCTTCTCTGCCAGACTCGGCACGGTGACGGCCAGCTTCTGCGTGGAACAGTACGGCACCCAGCTGCATTCCTTCACGCCGGAAGAATTTCAGGCCCGTTACGAATCCTGCTTCGGCCCCATGCCCGTGCTGAAGTAG
- a CDS encoding cobyrinate a,c-diamide synthase — translation MQQPRLVISGLSGGSGKTLVSLGLSRLFTRRGLSVQPCKKGPDYIDYAWLSLAAGKPAACLDPYFLNDEALERQFCCVCARRRPDIAVIEGNRGLFDGRDLQGSCSTAHVARLLKAPVVLTMNCAKMTRTAAAIVSGMANFEKDLHLAGVILNNVAGERHGSMLRRAIESYTDIPVLGILPRLGSNPLPERHMGLSLNTTDTSLHAVLDKLADTLEEHTDAGVFLSLARTAPPIPDISEDDAPVTVPAERPRIGYVQDRAMWFYYEENLEALRDAGADLVRLDLFDDAPWPQIDGLYLGGGYPELFADAISASSHLADIRALSLANRPIYAECGGFMLLCRSLLLDDGEHPMAGLLPAQPRFYRRPQGLGYVTARVVAENPFHPLGRVWRGHEFHYSRCEWPDNRRPSCCLTLSPGTGMYEEHGTHCDGLLVRRTFACWTHLFAPAVPHWAKNFVEECRK, via the coding sequence ATGCAGCAGCCTCGACTCGTCATTTCCGGACTCTCCGGCGGAAGCGGCAAAACTCTGGTTTCTCTCGGGCTCTCCCGCCTCTTCACCCGGCGGGGACTCTCCGTGCAGCCCTGCAAAAAAGGGCCGGACTACATCGACTACGCCTGGCTCTCCCTGGCCGCGGGAAAACCTGCCGCCTGCCTTGACCCGTACTTTCTGAACGACGAGGCCCTCGAACGTCAGTTCTGCTGCGTCTGCGCCCGGCGCAGGCCCGACATCGCCGTCATTGAGGGCAACCGCGGACTGTTCGACGGTCGCGATCTTCAGGGCTCCTGCTCCACGGCGCATGTGGCGCGTCTTCTGAAGGCCCCCGTGGTGCTCACCATGAACTGCGCAAAAATGACCCGCACCGCAGCGGCCATCGTCTCCGGCATGGCGAATTTCGAGAAGGACCTGCACCTTGCGGGCGTCATTCTGAACAACGTGGCCGGAGAACGTCACGGCTCCATGCTGCGCCGGGCCATCGAAAGCTATACCGACATTCCCGTGCTCGGCATTCTTCCGCGCCTCGGCAGCAATCCCCTGCCGGAGAGGCACATGGGCCTTTCCCTGAACACGACCGACACTTCCCTTCACGCCGTGCTCGACAAGCTGGCCGACACGCTGGAAGAACACACCGATGCGGGCGTTTTTCTCTCTCTTGCGCGCACCGCGCCGCCGATTCCCGATATTTCTGAAGACGACGCGCCGGTGACCGTTCCCGCCGAGCGCCCCCGCATAGGCTATGTGCAGGACAGAGCCATGTGGTTCTACTACGAAGAGAATCTTGAGGCTCTGCGCGACGCGGGAGCCGACCTTGTCCGCCTCGACCTCTTCGACGACGCCCCCTGGCCGCAGATCGACGGCCTCTACCTCGGCGGCGGCTACCCGGAACTTTTTGCCGACGCCATCAGCGCCTCGTCCCATCTCGCAGACATCCGCGCGCTTTCGCTGGCGAATCGGCCCATCTACGCCGAATGCGGCGGCTTCATGCTGCTGTGCCGCTCTCTTCTTCTCGACGACGGCGAACATCCCATGGCAGGCCTTCTGCCCGCGCAGCCCCGCTTCTACCGCCGCCCGCAGGGCCTCGGCTACGTCACGGCCCGCGTCGTTGCGGAGAACCCCTTTCACCCGCTGGGCAGAGTGTGGCGCGGACACGAATTCCATTACTCCCGCTGCGAATGGCCCGATAACCGGCGTCCGTCCTGCTGCCTCACCCTGTCCCCGGGCACGGGCATGTACGAAGAACACGGCACGCACTGCGACGGTCTGCTCGTTCGCCGCACCTTCGCCTGCTGGACGCACCTTTTCGCCCCCGCCGTCCCCCACTGGGCAAAAAACTTTGTTGAGGAATGCAGGAAGTAG
- the lpxC gene encoding UDP-3-O-acyl-N-acetylglucosamine deacetylase — translation MPQTTLGGTVTCRGISLHSGHEVSVEFRPAAENSGIVFHIHSDDGVHLLSPRPEAVSTTELATTISDGKVSVSTIEHVLAALNGLAVDNVEVHVFGGEAPILDGSAMVVVDSLLSVGLRSQNAPRRVARVTREFSLEKDGKSIVVRPFDGFYVDYTIRFPHPVIGEEHFALNVTPESFEKEVASARTFGFLKEVEYLHSRGLARGGSLQNVVVVGDEGVINKEGLRFPDEFVRHKMLDFIGDMAMLGTPLQGAFTVSCSGHGHNNAFLRELVRGEGLLEYVNL, via the coding sequence ATGCCCCAGACCACTCTTGGCGGCACTGTCACCTGCAGGGGGATTTCCCTGCATTCCGGCCATGAAGTCAGCGTGGAGTTCCGTCCTGCTGCGGAAAATTCGGGTATTGTTTTTCATATTCATTCCGACGACGGCGTGCATCTGCTTTCTCCCCGTCCGGAAGCCGTGAGCACCACGGAACTGGCCACCACCATCAGCGACGGCAAGGTCAGCGTGTCCACCATCGAGCACGTGCTCGCCGCCCTGAACGGTCTTGCCGTGGACAACGTGGAAGTTCACGTCTTCGGCGGCGAAGCCCCCATTCTCGACGGTTCGGCGATGGTGGTGGTGGATTCTCTGCTCAGCGTCGGCCTTCGTTCTCAGAACGCGCCCCGTCGCGTGGCGCGCGTGACGCGCGAGTTTTCGCTGGAAAAGGACGGAAAGTCCATTGTTGTGCGCCCCTTCGACGGCTTTTACGTGGACTACACCATCCGTTTCCCGCATCCGGTCATCGGGGAGGAACACTTTGCGCTGAACGTCACGCCGGAATCCTTTGAAAAGGAAGTGGCGTCCGCCCGCACCTTCGGCTTCCTCAAGGAAGTGGAATACCTGCACAGCCGCGGTCTTGCGCGCGGCGGCTCGCTGCAGAACGTGGTCGTGGTGGGCGATGAAGGCGTCATCAACAAGGAAGGGCTGCGTTTCCCCGACGAATTCGTGCGTCACAAGATGCTGGATTTCATCGGCGACATGGCCATGCTCGGTACGCCGCTGCAGGGAGCCTTTACGGTGTCCTGCTCCGGGCACGGGCACAACAACGCCTTTCTGCGGGAGCTCGTGCGCGGCGAGGGCCTGCTGGAATACGTGAATCTTTAG